From the genome of Setaria viridis chromosome 1, Setaria_viridis_v4.0, whole genome shotgun sequence:
TTGTGTTGACCTTGGGCCTGGCGCGCGGTTGCAGTGCGGCCGGATCTGCGATTGGCTTGGGCGatggggtgggggcggccggcgtGACCGGCCAGGCGGCTGCGGAGTTCCTGGATTCGGcatgggggcggcggaggagtctGGTTGCGGTGGTGGGGGCGTTGTCGCCGGGAGCGGAGCGCGTGGGGGCATGGCTGGGATGTCTACCCTGTGATAGATTCGATTCCTGCAAATAACTGTTTTTGTGTTCTTCTAAAAGAAACTGAAGAAAGCCTGTGCATCAGCGTGGTAAAATGTCAGGCTGCGTGCGGTTGCATTGTGTCTAGGCTATGGCTATGGCTGTGGTTCATTTGGCTAAGGTTAGCATCATACTCAATAATTTATTGTGGTTGATGTAGAGTAATCATGTTGATGTCTTGTGCTGGCATGTAACATCTGAGTGAGCAACTCATCATCACTGACCGGCATGGAGCTTAACAAACCTCTTATAATTTTCAAAAAATTGTCCGGAATTCCAGATATAAGATATGAACCCCTACGTTTCCAGTTCTCTGATTAGGTAACCTACCTCGGCACTTCGCTATCATCGAGTAACATGTGATTTCCTTTCACAGTCCTAAGGTAGACGTAACATTgcaaaagaagaaacaaaaacagATATGCAATCTTATATAAAGAAAAACCAAAGAGCGAAAACAATGGCAAATGAAAAAGAGAGGAGAGATAAAAAAAAGGTTACATCGCATTATCAAAAGCAAAAGCGTTCCAAAGCATAATCAGAGCCCGGTGATGATTCACAAAAGGCATCATCATACATGGTCGGTAGTGGTAGGAGTAGGACTCTTTTGGATGATCAAGAGCTTACATCACGATGACGACATGCTACATGCACGCTGCACAAACCAAGCAACACAGATGGCGTACAGCACTTCTCGTTGCCTCCTTCAGCACCGGAGCGCCGTGTTCCATACCAATCAAACCTTAATTAGCTACATCTGCGTTAAGCTGTTAAAAGAGGACTTGTTTTTTCACTACTACTTGGCCTCTTCCTTGGACGGATTTGCCCTTTTGTATGTGCATTCTAATTGACCTAGGGATAGTGGGATACTTGCCACCTCATCAAACAGATGGCTCCCGGGTTTGCATCGAACATCTCCAAGCTGTTCGTTGCTCTTGTAGCCGTTGCTGGTGGTAGTGTACCAATTGATCATGTCCGTCCGATCAGATCTTTCCgtgttctgaattctgatgctCATAGCAGAACTGCAGATGATGGCTCGAGTTCCACATCTAGCAATTCAGTTTCAGCATTGGAGGGCCCGGTCTGGAAGTAGGTGGAGACTGGGTCCCTCTCAGAGTCGACCAGTGGGCCCAAGCCCGTATGGTCCTGAGGACCCCCTACTGGGCCCCACAGGCCTAGCTCCTTCTCCAAATTCTCCAACCACCAATCGTCGTTCGCGGCCTCCTCCCCTGCTACGCTGGTGGTGCTGATGGCGGCGCCCGTACATGGGGCTGTTGCATCGCCATGGCGCGCGCCCGAGGCGTCGGCGCACTCGCCGTCGATGATGCTCCAGATATCCGGCTCGATGTCGATCACCGGCAGCTCGATCAGCTCCTCCACGCCGCGGCCGATGCACGTCGTCAGGGACGACGAGGAGCACGACGACGACAGCATTGGCTGCGCCGCCGTGGGCGCGTCCACCAGCATGTCGGAGACGTCGATGTCCTCTAGTTGGAGGGGGGGCACGTCGACCGCGTCGGGCTCCTTGCTCGTGCCGCACTGGTCGCCGGAGTCGCTGCCCCCGGAGCTGTTGTTGGTCGTcgtcgaggaggacgccgaAGACGAAGCGGTGACTGGCGTGCCGGCGTCGTTACCGCTCGCCGCTCCGCCGTTACTGGTCGCGCCAGCCTTTTGCTGCTCCCGCagcgccaccttcttcttcaggTGCGTGTTCCACAcgttcttgatctcgttgtccgtCCTCCCCGGCAGGCACGCCGCGATCTTAGACCACCTGAACAGATCAAATTTGTTCAAAACATCACAACCAATGATGGAGTTGAAAACTCGAATCCCTTATGCGACGAGCTAATGATGGACAGTTTAACGCTTACTTGTTCCCGAGCATGCCGTGCAGCCTTATGatggtctcctcctcctcgacggtGAAGTTGCCGCGCTTCAGGTCGGGCCGCAGGTAGTTGATCCACCTCAGCCTGCAGCTCTTCCCGCACCGCAGCAAACCTATCCAAGCAAGCCAAGGAAATTCGATCAGCAAAAACGCTACGAAACACACTGCAATCCTCTCCTCTGCCTCCTGCAACTCGCCATGCACATTTTGCAGTGCCCAGCTAGTAGTACACAGTAGCTACCTGCTTGCTTGGGTAGCGCGCGCCAGTTGGCGTGGCCGTGCTTCTTGATGTAGGCCATGAGGCGCATGTCCTCCTGCGGCGTCCACGAGCCCCGGTTGAGCCCCACCTTGGCGCAGCACGGCGCTCGCCCTCGCCCCATGCCGATCTCTCCCTGTGTTCGCCGAAGCTGTGACCACTCCCGGGGTACTGGCTGGATGATGCAGAGAGCAGTGAGCACGGCTCGGGGAGGGGAAGGGTGGTGGTATATATGTGCACGCGGCTGAGGTGGGCAGCAGCTAGCGCTCCCCTCCGGCAGTGACGCGGCGGTGACAGGTGACAGACCCAGCAGTTGCCTTGCCCGCCCCTGCCTCTTCTACCTGTAAGAATGCGCTTACCAAACCCCTGTCCCAGGAAAGCAACGCCCTGTGGAGAGCTTTGGGAGAGAAGGCCGTTCGTGTGGCTCAGATTTCTCAAGCCAGGGCCTGCGGACTGTTGTTAATCAGGACATGGCCTCATTTTTTGGGGGCTAGCAGGCCTGGTGATCCTACACGTGTACGAGCTAAGGTCTAAGGATAATCTTAAGCTGCTAATGCTTGTAAAAGAAAATGGTGTGGGACTTTTTGGAGtagttgaaatttttttaaagtGCTTGCCTTTTTTCTGTACTGGATTGCAGTGTATATTCAAGTATATCCTTTGCTATTTGTATTTGGAGCTCTATTTGTTAATTTAAAATTTAGTGCCTTTTTCAGTAGTCTAAACGAATTCATATTATCTAAACCATTAATCTGATTCTGATTGCATCAGGTACATATGTTAATCTGAACTTGCGATCCACTAGTATAAGTTAACTTATAttaagaaaggaaaaggaaaggtcAGTTCATGGAATGGTGAGGCCTGTAATACGTAACATCAACCGTCTAATATTATTCTCAATGTTGCCACAGCTGTTAACCTGTAAGATCAGGTCTGGTTAACTCGGAAGGGTGGCGAACGGGCCTGAAAAAACTTTACTACAACTTATACTCTTATAAGCGAGACTATCTTAAAAAAACTTAGAAGGGTGCTCATCAACTGATAAAGATCTGGGCAATATTTGGCTGAAATATCATGCCGCATGATCTCGTGGGGCCTGTGGCTATCTAACTCCATTTTTCTTCTGCTTTTCTTTTTCGAGCAGTTGAGTCTCTAATgtgcatttgagtagaacattTAAAATAGGGCGTGATACCCTGTTTAGGTGCCTCATAATTTTTTTGGGCTTCCTTTAGGAACATGGATGCTTTAGTATACTCGCAAAGTAATTTTATTAATCACATCAAACCTAAATCAAAGGGAACTGTGCTCACATAACAGTACTTATGAAGCTAGGTCTGTTTGCTTGAAAATATATCCATATAGGTATTACTGTTCTTCCTTTAGATTACTATTTCAATAGCACACTGGTTTTCTAAAACTGTTCATTGTGTGACGGCGTACCTGCGACACAGTGATTGCAGCTTGCTGTAGAATTTCATTTCAATGGAACAAACCGAAAGAAAAAACAGGTCCAATCAATACTAGTACCCTCCACAAGTCAACGTTAGTTTTCAGACGACGCCGAGTGTTCTGAACGTCGAATGAGATGGTTTCTGGATGTGCTAGGTTTTCAATCAGAACATTTAAATGCCTGAATTCCGACTACTTACTGTAGCTTTAGAGTCTTTCTAAAGGTTTCTGGTAGTCCCATACTCACATGTGTCTTCGAGACATTGGCATTTGTTCCGAAAAGAAAGTAACAgatgtgaattttttttaacgaatgggtacgagattgtgcctatttcTATCAGAAGAGAGTCTCAGCCAACTAACCGATTAGGGTACACGCAATTATACTTACTCTTTAGACGAAAATAACGCTAAATCCTTTGCCCCTGCTATTATCCATGCTCCCGCTTCTTCCTCGATTTTTCATCTAAAGTTTGCGTTATGACAGTGTCACTCGGTGCGTCAGTGAGATTGTGGGTATCTGGTTTCTGTACGAGCGCACATGTTACCTAGTACTCCGGCTGTCCAAACAAGTGGAACAAAACAAACTACCTACTAGTGTTTTAAGTCAATACAATTAAGCAACTAACTTATCAAATTTATCAGGCATGCTTCAACGATCAATAATCATGCTATCAGGCATGTCATGAAACTATTTGAATACCACTCCATGCTTTTGGCAAGAATCCACCTAATTCAAAACACTCTAGTCGAGTTGACCATGAGGTCCCAAAATTCCAAAACTTTAGGTCATAAGGCCCACATTTTTCAAATCGCAATTCAAAACAACGTGTACCAATTGTTGGAACCGTGCGGAGGAGTCCTGTAGAAAATCCGACAACAGCGGTGAAGATCAAAGACCAAGCATTTCCACTAAAACAGCAGCCGTCGCCAAGCGAAAATCCCATTTACAGTCGTTGTTGAATGTTGATTTGTGATTCGTGACAAGTTCCTCATCAGCTGCCATCGCTGTACCCGTTCTCACCTATGGACTTTGCTGCATACTCCTGGTGGGTACCGATCCAGTATGGTTCCAACCACCCGTCCCTTTCCAGTTTCCAGCGAGAGCAAGCCTGATTGGATTGAGATGAGGCACAAGATCCCAAGTCATTTGAGTTAGGGTGACCAATACTCGACTGGTACCTGCTACTGTTTTACCTTCTCGCACCTAACCCTTGACATGTTTCCAATTGATTTGGCTTTGGCACCTGTATGAATTCGTCATGTGTCGAAATAGCGATGCCATAGGCCGCTGCACGCTCATAAGCCTACAGCCTTGCAGAGGTCAGGGGCACGAATCAGACGACGCTGGCTTTAACGACCGAAGCATCCTGGGTAAGCTTTTGGCTCAGCTCAGGTCCCCCTACCTATACCCGAGTGACGTTCTAGCTAACCTCATTGAACGCCTGAACAGACCATCAGGCCTGGTTGCGATCAGTGAACTCGTAGCAACGAAAGAGACGTCCGGGGACCCCGGACACTACAGTACTGGTGTGTATATCAAGTAAACAAGATGTATGCCTCAGTATCTATCTAAAGGCCAAAAGCTCAGTTTTGGGAGGTGAAGGAAAAGACATGCATGCGCATCACGCAAGGGGACTGGACGACTGGTGGCCCTGTCCTTTGGTACTATTGTTTCAGGAAGGAAAAGATCAGCAGAGAAGGACAGTCGATGGGACCTGTACTTCGATAGAGATTGCTCAAATGATTCTGAcgataaaacaaaattaaaaaggaACATTAATAAGAAGTCCATTATGTCCATACACTGTAGCACTGCATGTAATTATGCATAGTCAATTAGTCATATATAAATGGGATTAATGATCAAACATGAGGTAGCAATGGTTCCTGTCTTTCTAggatcttgatttttttttttagtttgtgAAACTTCAGTTCCTGTAACATGACTTCTTCTATCTTGAATGAAAAAGGCAGAGCACCTGCCACTTTCCCTAAAAAGATAGAAATGGAACTGCCCTTCATACTGCTACGAGAAATACATAATGTGAATGGACAAAGGATGCGAGACATTTTGCATCCGCGATGCCTTTGTACATCGTACGAGTGCACTGACTAACGCACAAAGTGTTGCAGCTCCTTTTGCGGTTCAACGTGAAGTCCATAGCCCATACACACTGTCTTTTGAAGACGGACTCGGAAAGCCGGGATGGCCAGCGAGCGTACAAGACAGACACCCGAAAAGACCGGAGTAGGTTCACCAGCTCATGTGACATGCGGAGATACGAGGCCGATCGATCTCGGTTCGGCATCGTGCATGTCGACCGAACTGTACTGTACACTGTACACCGAGATATATTAATAGCCAATCTGTCTCCTTTGGCTTTTCTTTGTTTTGCGAAGATGGATCGAGTTGGTGATCGACAAAGGCCAGGTATACACAGTGTTCAGTCACGCCAAATGGTCGTTTGCAAAGCTGGCAGCCTTCCAGCCGGGCCCTCCAAACCAAGGCAGGAAGCTGAGTAGAGTAGCTTGCTGACCGCGCGGTGATGTAATACGGGGAATGGAGGAAATGCGCGAACGGCCGGCTAGCGTGGAGGCCAGGATGCGGTGCCGGCCTGTCTCCGAAAGCGTGGGCGAGCCGTGGCCTGCGAGCACGGGATGGGGCATCGTctgcgggctgcggctggaCCCGGCGAAACCACGTCGTTGTGCCCGAATGGTGCGGCTCCGTGGGATATTAGCACGGTGCACGGCACGGCACCAACACCGACGATGCACGAGGCCGCGATCTCGTCTGCTCGACCGCGGCCCTTTGGCCTATGGCCAGACGAAACGCGCGCCGCCGTGCCACGTCCCGGTCCAGTTCGAGAGCTAGCAGCGAGCCCGTGATCGTCAACAGACAAGAGCACGCATCTCTTTCCGAAGGCGGTGTAACCACCCTGCAGTGGGTTGTGGGCAGTAACTCCTCCTATGTACCGTCCCACACAGCCGCATTGACTTTCTCGCCGGATGCCGCCGTCACCCTGCTCGCtcctccaaagtccaaacgtTTCATTTCGTTCACGCCTACTCTCACACGAGTCGGGACGACGCTGCCGGCCCGCGCTCGTCACGTCATCCTCGAGGCCGCAACTACACACGTTTTTGCTGATGGATAGAGAGATCTTGCGAGGAAAACACTCGCAATCATTAGCATTTCGCAAGTCATCGAGGTGGACTGGCTGCGAGAAGCTGCTAGCTGAGAGCCTGAGAACAGTCAGAAACGGGGATGTTCTTCAACTTCAACAGGGATAGTCCAACTGCTGGGACATGTTCACGGGTAAACCACGGCATCTTGGTTCGGTGCATCTCGAGATTCCGGAGGCGGCCGAGCTGCCAAACCAGTTCCCCTACCCCCTACTACCACTATCAGTTTCCACAGAGGCATTGCCATTGGGTATCTGCCTTCTGTTTATGCAACTGAAGCCATGTACGTTTCCCGTCAAGGAGCTGAAGGCCCCATGTGAACATATCTTTCCAGATCCAAACAATCGTTGAAGCATCTTGAATCAGAACGTTTGTCTCTTCTGAAGCTGCTGTTGAATTTGTGTTTGGAGAAAAGATATACTAAAACCACTTGCACGCATGGCTGCCTGTCCTTTTGTAAGTAGTACTAGCTATCACTATCAGGGACCCGTTTCTTCGTTTGACCAGTTTCGTTtgcctgcaccatagtctctaAGGTACAGCAAGTTTTCAAGGATAGATACACAGATATACTACTTGCTCTCCAACTAACGGAATTCTGAACAACTGGCCGTCCAGCTGATTTAGCATTGAAAACGAGAGGTTTGAACTTTGGATTTGGTATGTGTCAATGCTTGCTTTACTTGACTGATTGAAAAATCCCTGCATAAAATCAGTTGTTTACTTGTTTTAGGTTGTGATTTCCTCAATCATTTTATAATTTGACAAGTCTGATAAACAGATAGcttgcttcattttttttttcgcaGAAAGAACATTCTGGAGATTTCCGTGCGAGTCAAAAACCATGTCAACATCTGCACGGGTACGTTTGGAAAATGTCGTAAATTAGAAATAGAATATTAAAGATACTGGTACAAGTAAAGCTTATCGTCAGATATTTTGTGTAAACTATGATTTACTCCATCCAACAAGTATGGAAAAAGTAGACACTGCCTATCACACTCTATAGTCTGCAGTTCTGCATCACGCACTAGCTAGCTAGACTGTACGCTGTCATGCCGATTAAAAGTAAGCTGCTCATCATGCATGAAACATGGCCGATCTATTCGCACTCTAAAGGGTATCGTGTGAGTAGTCTCGGTAACTCGGTATGCATTTGGTTTTGAAGAAATGAGTACGGTTTTTTTTCTAAAGGATAGATGAGCTCAAACATGCAATTTGTTCATGCGTCGTCTCTCTGATTTTGGTCTTGAACGTGGGCTTTGTTGCGTGGTGTCGTGTGTTCTTCATTAGCCTAAGCAAGTGTGAACCATCATACAAGGTTTTTGCGGTGGATGTTGACTACTCGAAAGGGATTCCACACGTTATTAATTAACACTCGCCATTGATAAGAGAATATTCAGCACAGGCCTATAGCCTGTCATGATCACTTGGTTCGGAAGAGGGTAAAAATTGTGGAACCTTTGGATGTCTTAATTTCATATGGAAAAATGGATTGTTTCACACAAAAATCCTATGTCCCATACTCCCGTAGGTCAGTATTCACTGGTGAAAAACGCGGTATTAGTTCCGGTTAGTAGGCCTCAAAGATcacgaaaatccatccgggataaaattTTCAAGACGAAAGGGGACCGAGACTAAGGGGCGGCCACACCACGTGCAGCACGGACCCCTTTAgaaccaaccaggactaatgcgCCTGCATGCgcgcctgcatggcgcatgcacgtacccctttagtatttaagatctttttttaaaaaaaaatcatattaatattggatgcaagttatatatataaatcatggCAGTAGTgtgtatatatctatatatctatatatatgcaattatacaataatttgtccacttCATTCCAAGGATCCTTCcctcgtggtgttgctcggtgcatCTATTGAACATCCGTCGTAATAAAATTTTTCCTTTGGATTTATCACCTCTtacgagaccttcacatattgcccctattctctccttctccaagagtttttgTTGAATTTTAAACATctttaatttggaaatatgtgaatgttacacgaacaattaaatataaggagctagaaaataattaattattaatagttttattttacgtacatttATATCATGCAACGACAACACCTTGGGTCCCACacaattgtgcatgtgctcaatccacatagattattgccttgttcctgtcttaagcactttagtgaggaaaaaacaagttatgaaatattcgtgttatagaatgtacaaaatgtgcaaacttcatacgtaccgggaaatCTGttctgaatgtaagtttttctttgaatggaccacGATGATTCTTAAGGAAtatttttgatgcgttgcggatttaaataatgaatgctacagtgttaggtgaaaatttgggaaacaaacttttgcatagagataaaggtctagaattattctgagtttagcatgtcttgaatgtcttggtactccttcggtggtttcctcaacgGATCGAACACAACGACGTGGCTTCTATCAACCATAATTATAAcaaggatccagtggaaactgcgtacgtaaatgttcatattagagcaaactaatattaattaggtaaggaaaaagaaaatgaaagtagacggtacccacacttacttaaagttgtatgacAGGAGTTTGTAACTCTTGTAATGTTGTTTATCCAATAAATTGTATATCGCCTCCAATATTTTCTTTGGCTGATCCCGTATCTACTTTTGGTTAACGAGCGATGGATCaatgaagccaacattgaagtacgaTTTTCtacggcacctctgaattagcataCTACATAAAATGTAAGATGAAGTTAGTAGGACGacgcacacacaaaaaataataatatgagctaaaatttacatatagataaacatacacttacagaacccaggcgctgataagagagacatcaagggcatcctgatggtacacttcatatatattcttgaattccatccacaggactttctcaccttcactgaataaatcaatcggtttaacccgAAGACCGAACATGAGCCTCTCGTCGGCAGAatgcttcatgtaccattcatggaaatcgtacatctttgtggatagcttccgtaccaatcaGGCATTACTAGAGGCTTCCCTACCTCAAAGGTTCATTTAGGTACAACTGGCTCTAGAGCTGGCAATTCAACTTGCCTTATAACTTCAGCAAGAGACATACCtgtatcttgcataaatccaatgacatggatttgttgttctaaggcaTTGCTGCTATAATTTGAGCGTTTTTATCTGGTAGATCCCCGAGCTGGGGGACAGTACATCTTGAAGACGACGCTCCTcgccattttttcttcttatcaGCCTTAACTAACACCCggtcgtagttcgatagtagagtcttcttgttttcttctgaCATGCTAATAAAAAATTTTAATCTTGCTGGATCTACTggctttggctccatctcctttgcttttctttcgtCAGCACATTTTTTGAAGAACTCCTTGCAAGTTGCTTGGGGTTTCTCCCGCAATTCCTCATCAGTCATATCAGCCGGTAGCTTCTCAGtgggttcagacttctttgttttcttcttttgctgctttggcttggaaggtggtggtcgcgacttcttcataggtgctgcaggttccttgcttgATGCGGGTCTTAGTTCTAGccacggtgatcggggaggggtgttgttgtcgtcgtcgctcgcaccaccaggattcgatggagatggagacagTGATCAAGCAGGATGCGACGGTTCTGGTGGTGACGACGGTCTTGGAgcaggatgtgctggagatgatggtcttgagctttgaggagatggtcgctgcgggggatctacggggagcaatgatgccttcgcaccggggatgatgatgtagcatttgcgccatagaatgatcctgtgaagcgcatctcctagtgtcctttccctgtCACCTTTCGGGAgctcgagctctaggccttcatattgactatcaacaATCTGCTCTAGGCCGACGCTggtgtagccaggtggaatctccatgccatggcttgtctgccctagcaggattggtaaagcactcccgtacgccacctatACATAgagcagaaataaagaaattattgaactcccaaggtgtggatcaattgagaagattgcataaattatatatacgtATACTTTAATAGTGATGTTGCCGAACGGTCTATGTAGCTCACATAAGGTGCGTTGcatgatgtcatccacagggtacTGTTGGTCGTCCATAGGTAATCTTGGCATCTACTCATCGGGGATCCCTGTGGAAGCACATCTGCTTCGGCGTTGAGAAGGTCTGACGACGTTTGGATCTGACAGTGCTCCAGATTGAGCCATCTCAATAACTACCAGGGCCACTTGATGATTTATttcctcctgcattcttacttcttgtgaatgcactttggcttcTAACATGCACCGCCAactctcctcttgttgttcctttcttcgcttgcggcttctgtacgagtcgATGTCCCTTCGGAAAGCGTACTTCCCCGGAACAACCCCGTAGCCTCGGCAACATCCCGGGTGCTCAAGATTCCCAAgcgccaatgtgagctcatcactCTCTATCCACTTTCAACCTCTcagctttagcatcttcaatgttcttgataagccttttgACCTTCTAacgtattgtttcattgaagataagtgtcccatcctcttggctcaggttgcctccatgagcgtaataccaatttttttatTGATCGGGCCAGTCAATAGTTGCTGATACGATACCCCgatcgattaggtcttgttccatttTGCACTGTTTGGGAATTGCAGTagtgtaaccacctcgccctagatgatgatggtactccttgctAGCACTGGCAACATTGACGCGAACCTTACTCGCACTACCTTCGCTcatcttgtattcgacaaatgagttgcagtggtcccttaactttggccactcatcGAAATAtggagtttggcccttcttgataaagttagCATCCATCATGTTCTTGAATGCCTGGAATTGGTTGCCATCTTTTTCAGCGTCCactctttcacatctttttctaTGACACCTTCCGAAGTGTGAAGTatttcttgacatctgcccacaacatatcctgTAGTGTCTGCGGGAGCATCTATGGATCATTTgctttacccttccattctctgatgctgatgggcatgttgtcccttacgattgccctgatttgactcacgtactttctACCCACATATTCAGGAGCAATCggcttgccctcttctgtcacttctgtgatgtgaagccttccctccattatctttgtacgacctcgagGCTTATTTCActtcgtcgatccagagggctaacggttcaagattcgttaattagtacatagtaataatgaatatgaaatcatagatggggtaaaacaatggaaatgatatatacctcgtcggaaccttccctcacggcaaggttttgttcGGGCTcgagctcttcattgccatcatcGGACATGTTGAGAAACATATCCGCCTAGCTACCCTCTTCGTCGG
Proteins encoded in this window:
- the LOC117845429 gene encoding myb-related protein Zm1, which gives rise to MGRGRAPCCAKVGLNRGSWTPQEDMRLMAYIKKHGHANWRALPKQAGLLRCGKSCRLRWINYLRPDLKRGNFTVEEEETIIRLHGMLGNKWSKIAACLPGRTDNEIKNVWNTHLKKKVALREQQKAGATSNGGAASGNDAGTPVTASSSASSSTTTNNSSGGSDSGDQCGTSKEPDAVDVPPLQLEDIDVSDMLVDAPTAAQPMLSSSCSSSSLTTCIGRGVEELIELPVIDIEPDIWSIIDGECADASGARHGDATAPCTGAAISTTSVAGEEAANDDWWLENLEKELGLWGPVGGPQDHTGLGPLVDSERDPVSTYFQTGPSNAETELLDVELEPSSAVLL